In one window of Streptomyces griseus subsp. griseus DNA:
- a CDS encoding 3-oxoacyl-ACP reductase codes for MTDTSPVCRRLVGRTAVVTGAGSGIGLATVRRLAAEGAQVVCADVDEASGKAAAEEAGGLFVRTDVTDAEQVDALFKAAFDTYGSVDIAFNNAGISPPDDDSILETGLDAWRRVQEVNLTSVFLCCKAAIPYMRAQGRGSIINTASFVARMGAATSQISYTASKGGVLAMSRELGVQFARDGIRVNALCPGPVNTPLLQELFAKDPERAARRLVHIPVGRFAEPAEIAAAVAFLASDDSSFVNATDFLVDGGIAGAYVTPV; via the coding sequence ATGACCGACACTTCCCCTGTCTGCCGCCGCCTGGTCGGCCGCACCGCCGTCGTCACCGGAGCCGGCAGCGGCATCGGCCTGGCCACCGTGCGGCGGCTGGCCGCCGAGGGTGCCCAGGTCGTCTGCGCCGATGTCGACGAGGCGAGCGGCAAGGCCGCCGCCGAGGAGGCGGGCGGGCTCTTCGTCCGTACCGACGTCACCGACGCCGAGCAGGTCGACGCGCTCTTCAAGGCGGCGTTCGACACCTACGGTTCGGTCGACATCGCCTTCAACAACGCCGGGATCTCGCCGCCCGACGACGACTCCATCCTGGAGACCGGCCTCGATGCCTGGCGCCGGGTGCAGGAGGTCAACCTGACCTCCGTCTTCCTCTGCTGCAAGGCCGCCATCCCGTACATGCGCGCCCAGGGCCGGGGCTCCATCATCAACACGGCGTCGTTCGTGGCCCGGATGGGGGCGGCGACCTCGCAGATCTCGTACACCGCGTCCAAGGGCGGGGTGCTGGCGATGTCGCGCGAGCTGGGGGTGCAGTTCGCGCGGGACGGCATCCGGGTCAACGCGCTGTGCCCGGGGCCGGTCAACACCCCGCTGCTCCAGGAGCTGTTCGCCAAGGACCCGGAGCGGGCCGCGCGGCGTCTGGTGCACATCCCGGTGGGCCGGTTCGCCGAGCCGGCCGAGATCGCCGCCGCCGTGGCGTTCCTGGCGAGCGACGACTCCTCGTTCGTCAACGCGACGGACTTCCTGGTGGACGGCGGGATCGCCGGGGCGTACGTCACCCCGGTCTGA
- a CDS encoding helix-turn-helix domain-containing protein: MKPGAWQEVPRSKVERFASIALAEAPAIAQMILTEIRQDYPYLQLVEDESGEPMALVGIRRAIEGFVRHLGAGAAHPRVPPEVFQEFGRGEGLHGRSLDSLQAIYRLGVRLTWRRFAEIGQQVDIAAPAMYELAESGFEYLDGLVEQSVLGYAEAAARRASERLRLQRQLIDLLLVEPRGDSARTLAERAARVGWELPETIAVGVLMRPAREAVAPAVGQGILLEMESEQPRIVIPEPETAGRAETLRRATAGWSGAIGPPVPLASAATSLRWAETAVQLIKKNLLPQGEVLHCTERTEELVLLPSRELIDAAARRCLAPLDGLGPTAARRLAETLLAWIETPGGAPEVAQRLGVHPQTARYRLRQIRELWGDAIDDPDQRFAMLLVLRSQRLRGALAQGAG; this comes from the coding sequence GTGAAGCCTGGCGCCTGGCAGGAGGTGCCCCGGTCGAAGGTGGAGCGGTTCGCCTCCATCGCCCTGGCCGAGGCGCCGGCGATCGCCCAGATGATCCTCACGGAGATCCGGCAGGACTACCCCTACCTCCAGCTGGTCGAGGACGAGTCCGGCGAGCCGATGGCGCTCGTCGGCATCCGGCGCGCCATCGAGGGGTTCGTGCGCCATCTCGGCGCCGGGGCCGCCCACCCCCGGGTGCCGCCGGAGGTGTTCCAGGAGTTCGGCCGGGGTGAGGGGCTGCACGGCCGCAGCCTCGACTCCCTCCAGGCCATCTACCGGCTCGGGGTCCGGCTCACCTGGCGCAGGTTCGCCGAGATCGGCCAGCAGGTCGACATCGCCGCCCCCGCCATGTACGAGCTGGCCGAATCGGGATTCGAGTATCTGGACGGCCTCGTGGAACAGTCGGTACTGGGTTACGCCGAGGCGGCGGCCCGCCGCGCCAGCGAGCGGCTGCGCCTCCAGCGCCAGCTCATCGACCTCCTGCTGGTGGAGCCCCGGGGCGATTCGGCCAGGACGCTCGCCGAGCGGGCCGCCCGCGTCGGCTGGGAGCTGCCGGAGACCATCGCGGTGGGCGTGCTGATGCGCCCCGCCCGGGAGGCCGTGGCCCCGGCGGTGGGCCAGGGGATCCTGCTGGAGATGGAGAGCGAGCAGCCGCGCATCGTCATCCCCGAACCGGAGACGGCGGGCCGGGCGGAGACCCTGCGCCGGGCCACCGCCGGCTGGTCCGGCGCGATCGGTCCGCCGGTGCCGCTGGCCTCGGCGGCGACCTCGCTTCGCTGGGCGGAGACCGCGGTCCAGCTGATCAAGAAGAACCTGCTGCCGCAGGGTGAGGTGCTGCACTGCACCGAGCGCACCGAGGAGCTGGTGCTCCTGCCGTCCCGGGAGCTGATCGACGCGGCCGCCCGCCGCTGCCTCGCCCCGCTGGACGGCCTCGGCCCGACCGCCGCCAGGCGGCTGGCCGAGACCTTGCTCGCCTGGATCGAGACGCCCGGCGGCGCGCCCGAGGTGGCCCAGCGCCTCGGCGTCCACCCGCAGACGGCGCGCTACCGGCTGCGCCAGATCCGTGAGCTGTGGGGCGACGCGATCGACGACCCGGACCAGCGCTTCGCGATGCTGCTGGTCCTCCGCTCGCAGCGGCTGCGGGGAGCACTGGCGCAGGGGGCGGGGTAG
- a CDS encoding DUF3068 domain-containing protein: protein MHRNASPLSLFLLGAGVFLLVLAPLLVWYVQPQAKRTPVDIDTTTVFTGTGSYFDTSKVETVEGKEITITRQVRGDVADSVKSGNAVWDVSTSVDHEGTLPASDPRDALQWTVERWVTDRSTNEPVHCCEETPAFDGEAYLKFPFDVERRAYRWWDGTLGGVVRLEYAGRKKVQGYEGYAFKGTVEPTRTGVRQVPGVLVGKPRTPQILAEEWYSNSGIELVVDQRTGRIINAAIGPKKTLRAPGSSKDAVTLLESRRVEFTEDTQRQQVELASADSDRLALLSGTAPAGAVGLGLVLATVGIVLVIRGRRTEPEASNAHMMTNLPT from the coding sequence ATGCACCGCAATGCTTCACCTCTGTCACTGTTTCTGCTGGGTGCAGGGGTCTTTCTGCTCGTCCTCGCGCCGCTGCTCGTCTGGTATGTCCAGCCGCAGGCGAAGCGCACCCCTGTAGATATCGATACGACCACGGTCTTCACCGGGACCGGCAGCTACTTCGACACCTCGAAGGTCGAGACGGTCGAGGGCAAGGAGATCACGATCACCCGCCAGGTGCGCGGGGACGTGGCCGACAGCGTCAAGAGCGGCAACGCCGTGTGGGACGTCTCCACCTCCGTCGACCACGAGGGGACCCTGCCCGCCTCCGACCCCCGCGACGCCCTCCAGTGGACCGTGGAGCGCTGGGTGACCGACCGGTCGACCAATGAGCCCGTGCACTGCTGCGAGGAGACCCCGGCCTTCGACGGGGAGGCGTATCTGAAGTTCCCCTTCGATGTCGAAAGACGCGCCTACCGCTGGTGGGACGGGACGCTCGGCGGCGTCGTACGGCTGGAGTACGCCGGCCGGAAGAAGGTGCAGGGGTACGAGGGGTACGCGTTCAAGGGCACGGTGGAGCCGACCCGGACCGGGGTGCGGCAGGTGCCCGGCGTGCTCGTGGGCAAGCCCCGTACGCCCCAGATCCTCGCCGAGGAGTGGTACTCCAACAGCGGGATCGAGCTGGTCGTGGACCAGCGGACCGGGCGGATCATCAACGCGGCGATCGGCCCGAAGAAGACGTTGCGCGCACCGGGCTCGTCGAAGGACGCCGTCACGCTGCTGGAGAGCAGGCGGGTCGAGTTCACCGAGGACACCCAGCGCCAGCAGGTGGAGCTGGCGTCGGCGGACAGCGACCGGCTGGCGCTGCTCTCCGGGACCGCGCCGGCCGGGGCGGTCGGACTGGGCCTCGTACTCGCGACCGTGGGCATCGTGCTCGTCATCCGGGGGCGCAGAACGGAGCCGGAGGCCTCGAATGCTCACATGATGACGAACTTGCCCACCTGA
- a CDS encoding glycosyltransferase family 4 protein has product MPQHVPPPLLPAAAPQGQGQVSPRVSASPRRIVFLAHRDLGNPAAGGSELLVDQLALGLTERGHDVTLLCGGQAARRPYRVVSAGSQLGHYLGARSAFARQVGSCDLLVEVCNGMPYLAPLWHRGPTVCLVNHVHTDLWEMRFPAPVARAGRQLEHWALSRAYRDHLMIAVSPSTAGALRELGVPDERIRLVNNGVQEPLPQSERSATPLFLALGRLVDYKRVDLLLQLWERVRPVTGGRLVIVGDGPEREKLERLAGPDVEFAGHVSEAEKHRLLCASWMLLHPAAVEGWGLVVTEAGTRSTPTLGFDVPGLRDSVEDGVTGILARGESSFAAAWCALALDEERREAMGKAARERAAAYRWSSSVTQLEAVAAEAISGTRSWPTGARP; this is encoded by the coding sequence ATGCCCCAGCACGTACCTCCCCCGCTGCTTCCCGCAGCCGCGCCGCAGGGTCAGGGCCAGGTCTCCCCCAGGGTTTCCGCCTCCCCGAGACGCATCGTCTTCCTCGCCCACCGCGACCTGGGCAACCCGGCCGCGGGGGGCTCCGAGCTGCTCGTCGACCAGCTCGCCCTCGGTCTCACCGAACGGGGGCATGACGTCACCCTCCTCTGCGGCGGGCAGGCCGCACGCCGGCCCTACCGGGTCGTCTCCGCCGGCTCGCAGCTGGGGCACTACCTCGGCGCGCGCTCCGCGTTCGCCCGGCAGGTCGGCAGCTGCGATCTGCTCGTCGAGGTCTGCAACGGCATGCCGTACCTGGCGCCCCTGTGGCACCGGGGTCCGACGGTGTGCCTGGTCAACCACGTCCACACCGATCTGTGGGAGATGCGGTTCCCGGCGCCGGTGGCCCGCGCCGGGCGTCAGCTCGAACACTGGGCCCTCTCCCGCGCCTACCGGGACCATCTGATGATCGCCGTCTCGCCGTCCACCGCGGGCGCCCTGCGGGAGCTGGGCGTTCCGGACGAGCGCATCCGGCTGGTGAACAACGGCGTCCAGGAGCCGCTGCCGCAGAGCGAACGGTCCGCGACCCCGCTCTTCCTGGCGCTCGGCCGGCTGGTCGACTACAAGCGCGTCGATCTGCTGCTCCAGCTCTGGGAGCGGGTACGGCCGGTCACCGGAGGCCGGCTCGTGATCGTCGGCGACGGTCCCGAGCGGGAGAAGCTGGAACGGCTCGCCGGGCCCGATGTGGAGTTCGCCGGGCATGTGTCCGAGGCGGAGAAGCACCGGCTGCTCTGCGCGTCCTGGATGCTGCTGCACCCGGCGGCCGTCGAGGGGTGGGGGCTCGTCGTCACGGAGGCCGGGACCCGGTCGACCCCGACGCTCGGCTTCGACGTCCCCGGACTGCGCGACTCCGTCGAGGACGGGGTCACGGGCATCCTCGCCCGGGGCGAGTCGTCCTTCGCCGCGGCCTGGTGCGCGCTGGCGCTGGACGAGGAGCGCCGCGAGGCGATGGGGAAGGCGGCGCGCGAGCGGGCCGCAGCCTACCGGTGGAGCAGCAGCGTGACCCAGCTGGAGGCCGTGGCCGCCGAGGCGATCAGCGGTACACGGTCCTGGCCGACGGGTGCCCGCCCGTGA
- a CDS encoding class I SAM-dependent methyltransferase, with product MRDPSFRRSLTLFRAFLREGEDPATVYTLLARDAADQVERHVPLEGKVVVDIGGGNGYFTREFRRRGAHSYLFEPDPGELGDRQPQGPRDTVVADGYLLPLADGAADVAFSSNVLEHVADPHTFLSEMARVTRPGGLIYVSFTNWYSPWGGHEWAPWHYAGAERARARYERRTGHPAKHRLGENLFRIGVGPTLRHVRGRTDVDVVSARSRYWPVLPELVTRVPGLREFATWNLLLILRRCS from the coding sequence GTGAGAGACCCGTCCTTCCGCCGCTCCCTCACCCTGTTCCGCGCCTTCCTGCGCGAGGGGGAGGACCCGGCCACCGTCTACACCCTGCTGGCCAGGGACGCGGCGGACCAGGTCGAGCGCCATGTGCCGCTGGAGGGGAAGGTCGTCGTCGACATCGGCGGCGGCAACGGCTACTTCACCCGCGAGTTCCGGCGGCGCGGCGCGCACAGCTACCTCTTCGAGCCGGACCCCGGGGAGCTGGGTGACCGGCAGCCGCAGGGGCCGCGGGACACGGTCGTCGCCGACGGCTATCTGCTCCCCCTGGCGGACGGGGCGGCCGATGTCGCCTTCTCCTCCAACGTGCTGGAGCACGTCGCGGACCCGCACACCTTCCTCAGCGAGATGGCGCGCGTCACCCGCCCCGGCGGGCTGATCTACGTCTCGTTCACCAACTGGTACTCGCCGTGGGGCGGCCACGAGTGGGCCCCCTGGCACTACGCCGGCGCCGAGCGCGCCCGCGCTCGCTACGAGCGGCGCACGGGCCACCCGGCCAAGCACCGCCTCGGCGAGAACCTCTTCAGGATCGGCGTCGGCCCGACGCTGCGCCATGTGCGGGGCCGCACCGACGTGGACGTGGTGTCCGCGCGGTCGCGGTACTGGCCGGTCCTGCCCGAACTCGTCACCCGGGTGCCCGGACTGCGGGAATTCGCCACCTGGAACCTCCTCCTCATTCTCCGGCGGTGTTCATGA
- a CDS encoding alpha-(1->3)-arabinofuranosyltransferase family protein, with the protein MTSAVHHPPHQVPDGGDPPPGRPVDDPAPRSRRWLLGFWATVFVAFLAVSPGRMTFDTKLGVVVDPGRFLGDLGELWHSRSGFGGIADQYIGYLVPMLPYYGLADLLKVPTWLAERLWLSLIVAAAFWGALRLAERLRVGSPATRLLGALVYALWPTYTIVVGSTSAAALPGALLPWVLLPLTDPRLAPRIAAARSALLIPLMGGVNAASTLASLLPVGLYLLSRPAGPRKRALLLWWIPGVILATAWWIVPLLLLGTFGENFMPYVESSFTTTSTMSATEVLRGAGNWVGYLNFGEAWLPAGWTVATATVTILGSALAAALGLAGLARRDLPERRWLVLTVLSVALITLAGYGGALGGLFHGTVQEWLDTWLVPFRNIYKFQTGLGLALALGLAHLTAVASLRAERDERVPVRARRLAPVIVAVLVLPGLAWPYVNGSILQPGSFKEIPDHWAKAAGWLKENSANDRALVVPATAHGIYTWGSPIDQPLDVLADTPYAQRDYVPFGTPGNRRAMDAVEQALTSGGQVPGLSEYLNRAGLHYVVVRNDLDPDQLGYVPTTTVKRTLEASGYKRVTGFGPVMTGGRIADGTPIQVEGLYPRQSAVEIYEPPASTGRPGRASIAPVSSTAVVSGGPESLLPLSASGALAGRPTVLAGDAHPGVGRPSLYVAGDGLRRADTRFGLVNTNTSHTYTADERNAPESEQDPGAEPRQILPTEGKEHQTTAVLRGAKSVSASSIGNWLFHLPQYDPANAFDGNPDTAWAEGSAASPEGEWVRVDFSGSQELPGSLRLTPLPSGNVRAAATEVRVETDRGHKDSPLRPDGSPQEVAAPAGPASWLKVTILKSQQGRPGLTGAGFTDIAIPGVQVTRMLELPSDAPREGADATVYSLKRGSDPGGLSAVAAETGLHRQFTAGQAGTYKVAASAVPVPGEALDKLLFDLTGERDKILVSADSTARLGTNLSARNLTDGDLTTAWIAGDRPVLHLSWPEKTQIGEIVFAAAGGISTRPEQVQISSPDGTAVAAVDENGMARFSPITTDRMDITISRQAPLTVHNPFAGGQLQLPVGLSEVYIPALEQFRSPQPAPEKKFSLPCGQGPVLSIGGTLMETRAEGRIRDLTQRRPIAVSLCSERSEVELGASTHTVEAGDAGPLAITDVTLSTGETKAPAATARTVDVKDSDGDRRTLTVGAGEASYLQLHENHNKGWKATLNGKELTPLRIDGWQQAWLVPEGEGGTVTLEYEPALIYRAGLIGAGVLFLVLVGLAVFRRKGSGPAENAYEREEQALPPAPGLILGTVALTLVGVVIAGPVALVVPVLAVLAHFRSSLLAPIAFAAMAGAGVVAAIGTGEYTATDKGAFGATAQLLALIALFAALVTVGSAPARGRRRASRGAEPATATAGEGDPEATVPQQQAAPSGRTLSADAKRPHTDPPAHGPGGPAAPPGGGGPNG; encoded by the coding sequence ATGACCAGCGCAGTCCACCACCCACCCCACCAGGTCCCGGACGGCGGCGACCCACCGCCCGGGAGACCGGTCGACGACCCGGCGCCCCGTTCACGGCGCTGGCTGCTGGGGTTCTGGGCCACGGTGTTCGTGGCGTTCCTGGCGGTGTCGCCGGGACGCATGACGTTCGACACGAAGCTCGGTGTCGTCGTGGATCCCGGGCGGTTCCTCGGCGACCTGGGCGAGCTGTGGCACAGCCGCTCCGGGTTCGGCGGGATCGCCGACCAGTACATCGGGTACCTCGTGCCGATGCTGCCGTACTACGGGCTGGCCGATCTGCTGAAGGTGCCGACCTGGCTGGCGGAGCGGCTCTGGCTCTCGCTGATCGTGGCGGCCGCCTTCTGGGGTGCGCTGCGGCTGGCGGAGCGGCTGCGCGTCGGTTCCCCGGCGACCCGGCTGCTCGGCGCCCTCGTGTACGCGCTGTGGCCGACGTACACGATCGTCGTCGGGTCGACCTCGGCCGCCGCTCTGCCCGGCGCGCTGCTGCCGTGGGTGCTGCTGCCGCTGACCGACCCGCGCCTGGCGCCGCGTATCGCCGCGGCCCGTTCCGCGCTGCTGATCCCGCTGATGGGCGGGGTCAACGCGGCGTCCACGCTGGCCTCGCTGCTGCCGGTCGGGCTCTATCTGCTCTCCCGGCCCGCCGGTCCGCGCAAGCGGGCGCTGCTGCTCTGGTGGATCCCGGGCGTGATCCTCGCGACCGCCTGGTGGATCGTTCCGCTGCTGCTGCTGGGCACCTTCGGTGAGAACTTCATGCCGTACGTGGAGTCCTCGTTCACCACGACGAGCACCATGTCGGCGACCGAGGTGCTGCGCGGCGCGGGCAACTGGGTGGGCTATCTGAACTTCGGCGAGGCATGGCTGCCCGCCGGGTGGACCGTCGCCACCGCGACCGTCACCATCCTGGGCTCGGCACTGGCCGCCGCCCTGGGCCTGGCCGGTCTGGCCCGGCGCGATCTGCCGGAGCGCCGCTGGCTGGTGCTGACCGTGCTGTCCGTCGCGCTGATCACGCTCGCCGGGTACGGCGGTGCGCTGGGCGGTCTCTTCCACGGGACCGTGCAGGAGTGGCTGGACACCTGGCTGGTGCCGTTCCGGAACATCTACAAGTTCCAGACGGGCCTGGGTCTGGCCTTGGCGCTCGGTCTGGCGCACCTCACCGCCGTGGCCTCGCTCCGGGCGGAGCGCGACGAGCGGGTGCCCGTACGGGCGCGCCGGCTGGCTCCGGTGATCGTCGCCGTGCTCGTACTGCCGGGTCTGGCCTGGCCCTACGTCAACGGGTCGATCCTGCAACCGGGTTCGTTCAAGGAGATCCCGGACCACTGGGCGAAGGCCGCGGGCTGGCTGAAGGAGAACTCGGCGAACGACCGGGCCCTGGTCGTGCCCGCCACCGCGCACGGCATCTACACCTGGGGCTCCCCCATCGACCAGCCGCTGGACGTGCTGGCCGACACGCCGTACGCCCAGCGCGACTACGTCCCCTTCGGCACCCCGGGCAACCGGCGGGCGATGGACGCCGTGGAGCAGGCACTGACGTCCGGGGGCCAGGTCCCCGGGCTGAGCGAGTACCTGAACCGGGCGGGGCTGCACTACGTCGTGGTCCGCAACGACCTGGACCCGGACCAGCTGGGGTACGTCCCCACCACCACGGTCAAGCGGACCCTGGAGGCGTCCGGCTACAAGCGGGTCACCGGCTTCGGTCCGGTGATGACCGGCGGCCGGATCGCCGACGGCACGCCCATCCAGGTCGAGGGGCTCTACCCGCGCCAGAGCGCGGTGGAGATCTACGAACCGCCCGCCAGCACCGGGCGTCCCGGCCGGGCGAGCATCGCACCGGTCTCCTCGACCGCCGTCGTCAGCGGCGGACCGGAGTCCCTGCTGCCGCTCTCGGCGAGCGGCGCCCTGGCCGGCCGGCCCACCGTGCTGGCCGGTGACGCCCACCCGGGCGTCGGGAGGCCGTCGCTCTACGTGGCCGGTGACGGGCTGCGCCGGGCCGACACCCGGTTCGGCCTGGTCAACACCAATACGTCGCACACCTATACGGCCGATGAGCGCAACGCGCCGGAGTCGGAGCAGGACCCGGGTGCCGAGCCGCGCCAGATCCTGCCGACCGAGGGCAAGGAGCACCAGACCACGGCGGTGCTCCGCGGCGCGAAGTCGGTGAGTGCCTCGTCCATCGGCAACTGGCTGTTCCATCTGCCGCAGTACGACCCGGCCAACGCCTTCGACGGCAACCCGGACACCGCCTGGGCGGAGGGCTCCGCCGCCTCCCCCGAGGGCGAGTGGGTACGGGTCGACTTCTCCGGCTCGCAGGAGCTTCCGGGCTCGTTGCGGCTCACCCCGCTGCCCAGCGGCAATGTCCGGGCGGCGGCGACCGAGGTGCGCGTCGAGACGGACCGGGGCCACAAGGACAGCCCGCTCCGGCCCGACGGCTCCCCGCAGGAGGTGGCCGCGCCCGCCGGGCCGGCCTCGTGGCTGAAGGTGACCATCCTCAAGTCCCAGCAGGGACGCCCGGGTCTCACCGGCGCCGGGTTCACCGACATCGCCATCCCCGGGGTGCAGGTGACCCGGATGCTGGAGCTGCCTTCCGACGCACCGCGTGAGGGGGCAGACGCGACGGTCTACTCGCTCAAGCGCGGCAGCGACCCGGGCGGTCTCTCCGCGGTGGCCGCGGAGACCGGGCTGCACCGCCAGTTCACGGCCGGCCAGGCCGGTACGTACAAGGTGGCCGCGAGCGCGGTGCCCGTGCCGGGCGAGGCGCTGGACAAGCTGCTGTTCGACCTGACGGGCGAGCGCGACAAGATCCTGGTCAGCGCCGACTCGACGGCCCGCCTCGGCACCAACCTCAGCGCGCGCAACCTGACGGACGGCGACCTCACCACGGCGTGGATCGCGGGCGACCGTCCCGTACTCCATCTGTCCTGGCCGGAGAAGACCCAGATCGGGGAGATCGTGTTCGCGGCGGCCGGTGGGATCTCCACCCGGCCCGAGCAGGTCCAGATCAGCTCGCCGGACGGCACGGCGGTGGCGGCGGTGGACGAGAACGGCATGGCCCGCTTCTCGCCCATCACCACCGACCGGATGGACATCACCATCTCGCGCCAGGCACCGCTCACCGTGCACAACCCTTTCGCCGGCGGCCAGTTGCAGCTGCCGGTCGGGCTGAGCGAGGTCTACATCCCGGCGCTGGAGCAGTTCCGCTCACCGCAGCCCGCCCCGGAGAAGAAGTTCAGCCTGCCCTGCGGTCAGGGGCCGGTCCTCTCCATCGGCGGCACGCTGATGGAGACCAGAGCCGAGGGCCGGATCAGGGACCTGACACAGCGCCGTCCCATCGCGGTCTCGCTCTGCTCCGAGCGCTCCGAGGTGGAGCTGGGCGCCTCGACCCACACCGTGGAGGCCGGGGACGCCGGTCCGCTCGCCATCACCGATGTCACGCTCTCCACGGGCGAGACGAAGGCCCCGGCGGCCACCGCCCGCACGGTCGACGTCAAGGACAGCGACGGTGACCGCCGCACGCTGACGGTCGGCGCCGGTGAGGCCTCGTACCTCCAGCTCCACGAGAACCACAACAAGGGCTGGAAGGCCACGCTGAACGGCAAGGAGCTGACGCCGCTGCGGATCGACGGCTGGCAGCAGGCGTGGCTGGTCCCCGAGGGCGAGGGCGGCACGGTCACCCTGGAGTACGAGCCCGCGCTGATCTACCGGGCCGGACTGATCGGGGCCGGGGTGCTGTTCCTGGTGCTGGTGGGGCTGGCCGTCTTCCGGCGGAAGGGCTCCGGCCCGGCGGAGAACGCGTACGAGCGCGAGGAACAGGCGCTTCCGCCGGCTCCCGGGCTGATCCTGGGCACCGTGGCGCTGACCCTGGTGGGCGTCGTGATCGCGGGTCCGGTCGCCCTGGTGGTGCCCGTGCTCGCCGTGCTCGCCCACTTCCGTTCGTCGTTGTTGGCGCCCATCGCCTTCGCGGCGATGGCCGGGGCCGGGGTCGTCGCGGCCATCGGCACCGGGGAGTACACCGCCACGGACAAGGGCGCCTTCGGGGCGACGGCCCAACTCCTCGCCTTGATCGCCCTGTTCGCCGCACTGGTCACGGTCGGGTCCGCCCCGGCCCGGGGCAGGCGACGGGCCAGCCGGGGTGCGGAGCCCGCCACCGCGACGGCCGGTGAGGGCGACCCGGAGGCGACGGTCCCGCAGCAGCAGGCGGCGCCGTCCGGCCGGACCCTCTCCGCCGACGCCAAGAGGCCGCACACCGACCCGCCCGCACACGGTCCGGGCGGCCCGGCGGCTCCGCCCGGCGGCGGAGGGCCCAACGGATGA